From Anopheles coluzzii chromosome 3, AcolN3, whole genome shotgun sequence, the proteins below share one genomic window:
- the LOC120957975 gene encoding eukaryotic translation initiation factor 2-alpha kinase 1-like isoform X2: MVILTMDSEDDEDLDIDWNNIETIKKFDSGSTNLLSIVTRTTAELHSNERSLQTRIATKASAPVSLLVESLLQQLCALLEPDAERSRVLYKTICDRLHAVNLIDETYTMGEFEMMRSQYQKALYHLVSIARGRDLPVVLPDLQEYWPLPAGLEWSRYYREFEELSFIAGGGFGKVYRSRNKLDDIVYAVKKVTIRSTTIKNVLVHLAEVKTLASLNHINIVPYKAAWLEPLMSPGKNSVNSTSTMDEADGSGSSEEEEEDEDGEGTRDISDSLRRPEHDSDEFSILFERSNGEEQQEQESSEEARNQIAEVEETSRSVVSIEESQAHINLKWATLYIQMTLCHLTLREWLDQRNATDNFTQFYADFLHNRLHNELGIVNSIPRNSFCRQSSQISDTTNTDSVLFDRESPVRRNSEPSKDDSLTDGHVQHLDIVIDVFQQLLNGLNYIHSRGIVHHDIKPSNIFVSLSHHDSKLCIQLGDFGLACPLQSSHVGVGFGTPLYAAPEQLAGQCDPKSDIYSLGIILLELLVPFSTDMERAETIKQVRRGIFPPGLDRDFIALLKSLLQLQPAKRPGMQDLVEAVNRIRINRDRVISELRRSLSLREEEIACLRTQIDEQQRAQHETEEERTLLEQRTTRSLIVKEQELIYMSMEMQNKEIQLRSKDMELRSKDEEIKKLKEMLRSYQEREEKAQHQQQQQDLQDVSKRP, encoded by the exons ATGGTCATCTTGACGATGGATTCCGAGGACGATGAAGATCTGGACATCGATTGGAACAACATTGAAACGATCAAAAAGTTCGACTCAG GCTCCACGAATCTACTGTCCATCGTGACGCGAACCACTGCCGAGCTGCACAGCAATGAGCGTTCGCTGCAGACGCGCATTGCCACGAAAGCGTCCGCGCCGGTCAGCCTGCTGGTGGAGAGCCTGCTGCAGCAGCTATGTGCCCTGCTCGAGCCGGATGCGGAGCGGTCGCGCGTTCTATACAAAACAATCTGCGACCGGTTGCATGCGGTCAATCTGATCGACGAAACGTACACGATGGGCGAGTTCGAGATGATGCGCAGCCAGTACCAGAAGGCGCTATACCATCTCGTTAGCATTGCCCGGGGGCGCGACCTGCCCGTTGTGCTGCCGGATTTGCAAGAGTATTGGCCACTGCCGGCGGGGCTGGAGTGGTCCCGGTACTATCGGGAGTTTGAGGAGCTTTCGTTCATTGCCGGCGGAGGGTTCGGCAAGGTTTACCGGTCTCGCAACAAGCTGGACGATATTGTGTACGCGGTGAAGAAGGTTACGATCCGGTCGACCACGATCAAGAACGTGCTGGTACATCTGGCGGAGGTGAAAACGTTGGCGAGCTTGAATCACATCAACATCGTACCGTACAAAGCGGCGTGGCTTGAGCCGTTAATGTCCCCGGGGAAGAACAGCGTTAACAGTACGTCGACAATGGATGAAGCGGATGGATCGGGCTCTTcggaggaagaagaggaggatGAGGATGGAGAGGGAACACGTGATATAAGTGACTCGTTGCGCCGACCCGAGCACGATTCGGACGAGTTTAGCATCCTGTTTGAAAGGAGCAACGGTGAGGaacagcaggagcaggagagCAGCGAAGAGGCACGAAACCAAATAGCGGAAGTGGAGGAAACATCAAGAAGTGTCGTCAGCATTGAAGAGTCCCAGGCACACATTAATCTGAAGTGGGCAACACTTTACATTCAGATGACGCTGTGCCACTTGACACTGCGCGAATGGCTCGATCAGCGCAACGCTACCGACAACTTTACCCAATTCTATGCCGATTTCTTGCACAACCGCTTGCACAACGAGCTGGGCATTGTAAACTCAATCCCGCGGAATTCGTTCTGTCGCCAAAGCTCACAGATTTCCGACACGACCAACACCGACAGTGTGCTTTTCGATAGAGAATCGCCAGTCCGCCGCAATTCGGAACCCTCCAAAGATGACTCGCTGACCGACGGGCACGTGCAGCACCTTGACATCGTGATCGACGTCTTCCAGCAGCTGCTCAACGGGCTCAACTACATTCACTCCCGCGGCATCGTTCACCACGACATAAAACCGAGCAACATTTTCGTAAGCCTTTCGCACCACGACTCCAAGCTGTGCATCCAACTGGGCGATTTCGGCCTAGCTTGCCCCCTGCAAAGCTCCCACGTTGGCGTTGGCTTCGGTACACCGCTCTACGCCGCACCGGAACAGCTTGCCGGGCAATGCGACCCAAAGTCGGACATCTACTCGCTTGGCATCATACTGCTCGAACTGCTCGTACCGTTCTCCACTGACATGGAGCGGGCGGAAACGATCAAACAGGTACGGCGCGGCATATTTCCACCCGGTTTGGATCGTGACTTTATCGCGCTGCTGAAGAGCTTGCTGCAGTTGCAGCCCGCCAAACGGCCCGGCATGCAGGATCTGGTCGAAGCGGTCAATCGGATTCGAATCAATCGCGATCGGGTAATTTCGGAGCTGCGCCGCAGCTTGTCGCTGCGGGAGGAGGAGATCGCCTGTTTGCGCACGCAGATCgacgagcagcagcgtgcTCAGCACGAGACGGAGGAGGAGCGGACGCTGCTGGAGCAGCGTACCACGCGGTCACTGATCGTGAAGGAGCAGGAGCTGATCTACATGAGCATGGAGATGCAGAACAAGGAGATTCAGCTGCGCAGCAAGGATATGGAGCTGCGCAGTAAGGACGAGGAGATCAAGAAGCTAAAGGAGATGCTTCGCTCGTACCAGGAGCGGGAAGAGAAGGcacaacaccaacagcaacagcaggacCTACAAGATGTGAGCAAACGACCGTAA
- the LOC120957975 gene encoding eukaryotic translation initiation factor 2-alpha kinase 1-like isoform X1, translating into MVILTMDSEDDEDLDIDWNNIETIKKFDSAGSTNLLSIVTRTTAELHSNERSLQTRIATKASAPVSLLVESLLQQLCALLEPDAERSRVLYKTICDRLHAVNLIDETYTMGEFEMMRSQYQKALYHLVSIARGRDLPVVLPDLQEYWPLPAGLEWSRYYREFEELSFIAGGGFGKVYRSRNKLDDIVYAVKKVTIRSTTIKNVLVHLAEVKTLASLNHINIVPYKAAWLEPLMSPGKNSVNSTSTMDEADGSGSSEEEEEDEDGEGTRDISDSLRRPEHDSDEFSILFERSNGEEQQEQESSEEARNQIAEVEETSRSVVSIEESQAHINLKWATLYIQMTLCHLTLREWLDQRNATDNFTQFYADFLHNRLHNELGIVNSIPRNSFCRQSSQISDTTNTDSVLFDRESPVRRNSEPSKDDSLTDGHVQHLDIVIDVFQQLLNGLNYIHSRGIVHHDIKPSNIFVSLSHHDSKLCIQLGDFGLACPLQSSHVGVGFGTPLYAAPEQLAGQCDPKSDIYSLGIILLELLVPFSTDMERAETIKQVRRGIFPPGLDRDFIALLKSLLQLQPAKRPGMQDLVEAVNRIRINRDRVISELRRSLSLREEEIACLRTQIDEQQRAQHETEEERTLLEQRTTRSLIVKEQELIYMSMEMQNKEIQLRSKDMELRSKDEEIKKLKEMLRSYQEREEKAQHQQQQQDLQDVSKRP; encoded by the exons ATGGTCATCTTGACGATGGATTCCGAGGACGATGAAGATCTGGACATCGATTGGAACAACATTGAAACGATCAAAAAGTTCGACTCAG CAGGCTCCACGAATCTACTGTCCATCGTGACGCGAACCACTGCCGAGCTGCACAGCAATGAGCGTTCGCTGCAGACGCGCATTGCCACGAAAGCGTCCGCGCCGGTCAGCCTGCTGGTGGAGAGCCTGCTGCAGCAGCTATGTGCCCTGCTCGAGCCGGATGCGGAGCGGTCGCGCGTTCTATACAAAACAATCTGCGACCGGTTGCATGCGGTCAATCTGATCGACGAAACGTACACGATGGGCGAGTTCGAGATGATGCGCAGCCAGTACCAGAAGGCGCTATACCATCTCGTTAGCATTGCCCGGGGGCGCGACCTGCCCGTTGTGCTGCCGGATTTGCAAGAGTATTGGCCACTGCCGGCGGGGCTGGAGTGGTCCCGGTACTATCGGGAGTTTGAGGAGCTTTCGTTCATTGCCGGCGGAGGGTTCGGCAAGGTTTACCGGTCTCGCAACAAGCTGGACGATATTGTGTACGCGGTGAAGAAGGTTACGATCCGGTCGACCACGATCAAGAACGTGCTGGTACATCTGGCGGAGGTGAAAACGTTGGCGAGCTTGAATCACATCAACATCGTACCGTACAAAGCGGCGTGGCTTGAGCCGTTAATGTCCCCGGGGAAGAACAGCGTTAACAGTACGTCGACAATGGATGAAGCGGATGGATCGGGCTCTTcggaggaagaagaggaggatGAGGATGGAGAGGGAACACGTGATATAAGTGACTCGTTGCGCCGACCCGAGCACGATTCGGACGAGTTTAGCATCCTGTTTGAAAGGAGCAACGGTGAGGaacagcaggagcaggagagCAGCGAAGAGGCACGAAACCAAATAGCGGAAGTGGAGGAAACATCAAGAAGTGTCGTCAGCATTGAAGAGTCCCAGGCACACATTAATCTGAAGTGGGCAACACTTTACATTCAGATGACGCTGTGCCACTTGACACTGCGCGAATGGCTCGATCAGCGCAACGCTACCGACAACTTTACCCAATTCTATGCCGATTTCTTGCACAACCGCTTGCACAACGAGCTGGGCATTGTAAACTCAATCCCGCGGAATTCGTTCTGTCGCCAAAGCTCACAGATTTCCGACACGACCAACACCGACAGTGTGCTTTTCGATAGAGAATCGCCAGTCCGCCGCAATTCGGAACCCTCCAAAGATGACTCGCTGACCGACGGGCACGTGCAGCACCTTGACATCGTGATCGACGTCTTCCAGCAGCTGCTCAACGGGCTCAACTACATTCACTCCCGCGGCATCGTTCACCACGACATAAAACCGAGCAACATTTTCGTAAGCCTTTCGCACCACGACTCCAAGCTGTGCATCCAACTGGGCGATTTCGGCCTAGCTTGCCCCCTGCAAAGCTCCCACGTTGGCGTTGGCTTCGGTACACCGCTCTACGCCGCACCGGAACAGCTTGCCGGGCAATGCGACCCAAAGTCGGACATCTACTCGCTTGGCATCATACTGCTCGAACTGCTCGTACCGTTCTCCACTGACATGGAGCGGGCGGAAACGATCAAACAGGTACGGCGCGGCATATTTCCACCCGGTTTGGATCGTGACTTTATCGCGCTGCTGAAGAGCTTGCTGCAGTTGCAGCCCGCCAAACGGCCCGGCATGCAGGATCTGGTCGAAGCGGTCAATCGGATTCGAATCAATCGCGATCGGGTAATTTCGGAGCTGCGCCGCAGCTTGTCGCTGCGGGAGGAGGAGATCGCCTGTTTGCGCACGCAGATCgacgagcagcagcgtgcTCAGCACGAGACGGAGGAGGAGCGGACGCTGCTGGAGCAGCGTACCACGCGGTCACTGATCGTGAAGGAGCAGGAGCTGATCTACATGAGCATGGAGATGCAGAACAAGGAGATTCAGCTGCGCAGCAAGGATATGGAGCTGCGCAGTAAGGACGAGGAGATCAAGAAGCTAAAGGAGATGCTTCGCTCGTACCAGGAGCGGGAAGAGAAGGcacaacaccaacagcaacagcaggacCTACAAGATGTGAGCAAACGACCGTAA
- the LOC120961723 gene encoding uncharacterized protein LOC120961723, producing the protein MDKKIKAVQLKKRIALENIKSLERFQAKYSSDDAKQIPEVLEDLAKHKEEFFTAVSKLEELEDKDEAVEASIMERIDIEERCRKLKSFLRERQPKEEGSLNDTTGLASSTLAFGRPHAPNLRLPKIELPTFDGDHTKWLSFRDRFIAMIDASAELPSIAKLQYLLSSLKGDAAVPFEHTPLTADNYSVTWAALLKRYDNSRLLIREYYRKLHYLPGVQLVCIDKLTHLVDEFTRFVNGLKKLNEPVDSWDTPLSNMLLMKLDRETLLAWEKHSVHFTTDKYKDVIDFVQDRIQILKSTNNFVKDQAASGIKVAGLIRQPGQRRFIANAATSRSAPAASTAHTQQPKCPLECSEDHTLRNCPVFIAKEVQQRRDVVASKRLCWNCLSSNHQVRACKSDYSCRTCRERHHTLLHHSPPYAPPATVTLSAQSNEDNVFLATANIQIKDDYGNTHEARALLDSGSMSNFIAEEFARKLLTSRKRVNVAVSGIGNAVQQIKGSIVATVQSKTQPFATEMTFLVLDTPSANIPTSPTDVSSWKMPDVALADSTFNSPGQIDIVIGGDTFWELHTGRKCSIGRGKPWLVETHFGWVVTGNTHHSSVGPRLCHLSAYDTPLEETMQRFWESETIAEDPVLSVEENACEKHFAATTVRNSSGRYVVSLPFNSNPNIVLGESKEIADRRLRSIERRLNTNAKMKEEYVKFMKEYEHLGHMKRLTSPANDSVEHYYLPHHAVVKESSTTTKVRVVFDASCKTSSGYSLNDKLLVGPVVQEDLLSIILRFRSRAIALTADVEKMYRQILHSPHDRNYLRIRYREHPADPISTFELQTVTYGTASAPFLATRTLKQIALDHKEEYPLAMNAVMNDFYVDDLLTGTDDLSEAIVIQRQISDMLNSAGFTLKKWASNRSEALKNVPSEDVAVQLSHEWKSSKQVSTLGIVWEPATDTLRFRIEIPPTTPSMTKRLILSYIAKIFDPLGLLGPTIIIAKMFMQQLWALKIHGKAYDWDSELPSHLQHEWSKFHSTLSSLRNLTVPRYISQCTATSLQIHIFADASQLAYGACCYIRAESMEGVTVQLLTAKSKVVALSNAHSIARLELCAARLATLLYEKVQQSLKISATTICWTDSMTVLHWLNSAPNRWKPFVANRVAKIQHTAGIQCWKHVPGSDNPADDISRGLTPEKLLVCERWWHGPHWLARNTEEWPQNTPSPGEDENAEEERLSSRVASTALICEFRNSLFSRFSIYHKLQRVVAHCLRFIQNAKRRVGNKVHAKDIPPLTVDELKAAELKLCYLSQQDTFSEEIQHLQKGKEIPKNSKLKWISPFIDTQGILRIGGRLSKAHLSESEKHPVILSSKHPLSALLAVSIHLSKLHAAPQLLLTTLRQSFWIIGGRNLCKSVYHSCHACFKAKPTLIKQSIADLPTSRVTPTRPFSVCGVDYCGPIYIKQTIRNRSPIKAYIAIFVCFSTRAVHIELVGDLTSTAFINALRRLIARRGQISELHSDNATTFKGAAHELNRVYKMLKSDEHDRAAIFDWCAMNHMKWKFIPPRAPHFGGLWEAAVKAAKKHIVRTIGTTSITQESMLTLLAQVEQCLNSRPITPLSDEPSDLEPLTPGHFLVGGNLQAVPIIDYTETPSNYLREYQLVQKHLQTIWARWYPEYLQQLQARAKYCNGKSAVLKENTLVIIKEDNVHPTSWPMGRIVAVHPGKDDVVRVVTLRTASGKQIVRAANRLAVLPNPDVIGNLEQKETTGTE; encoded by the coding sequence ATGGATAAGAAAATTAAAGCAGTGCAACTGAAAAAGAGGATCGCCCTGGAGAACATAAAATCGCTGGAACGGTTCCAGGCGAAATATTCGAGTGATGATGCCAAGCAGATTCCGGAGGTGTTAGAAGATCTGGCGAAACATAAGGAAGAGTTTTTCACCGCAGTTTCGAAACTGGAAGAGCTTGAAGATAAAGACGAAGCGGTCGAAGCCAGCATAATGGAACGGATCGACATTGAAGAACGCTGTCGCAAGCTAAAATCATTTCTACGGGAAAGACAGCCAAAGGAAGAAGGTTCGCTCAACGATACAACGGGCTTGGCTTCCTCAACGCTTGCATTCGGTCGACCCCACGCGCCAAATTTACGTTTGCCCAAAATCGAACTTCCAACATTTGACGGAGATCACACAAAATGGCTTTCTTTCCGAGATCGCTTCATCGCAATGATCGACGCTTCAGCCGAGCTTCCATCTATCGCGAAGCTACAATACTTACTGTCATCGTTGAAGGGGGACGCGGCGGTACCCTTCGAGCATACACCTTTAACGGCGGACAACTATTCGGTTACCTGGGCGGCGCTTCTTAAACGGTACGACAATTCTCGTCTTTTGATTCGCGAATACTATCGCAAATTGCACTACCTTCCGGGAGTGCAATTGGTGTGCATTGACAAGCTCACGCACCTGGTGGATGAATTCACCCGCTTCGTCAACGGGTTGAAAAAGCTGAACGAACCGGTTGACTCGTGGGACACACCCCTCTCAAACATGCTGCTGATGAAGTTGGATCGAGAGACATTGTTGGCTTGGGAGAAACATTCCGTGCACTTCACGACGGACAAATATAAGGATGTGATCGACTTCGTGCAAGATCGTATCCAAATCTTGAAATCGACCAACAACTTCGTGAAGGATCAAGCAGCTAGTGGTATCAAGGTGGCCGGTCTCATTCGTCAACCAGGGCAACGGAGATTCATCGCGAATGCAGCTACATCTCGCTCGGCTCCTGCTGCATCGACTGCGCACACCCAACAGCCAAAGTGTCCATTGGAGTGTTCCGAAGACCACACACTGCGCAACTGTCCAGTGTTCATCGCCAAGGAGGTCCAACAGCGACGGGACGTCGTCGCATCGAAGCGGCTGTGCTGGAACTGTTTGAGCAGCAATCATCAGGTTAGAGCGTGCAAGTCGGATTATTCGTGTCGCACGTGTCGTGAGCGTCATCACACACTTCTACATCATTCACCACCCTATGCTCCACCCGCAACGGTAACATTGTCAGCTCAGTCGAATGAAGACAATGTGTTTCTGGCGACGGCAAACATCCAGATCAAGGATGACTACGGCAACACCCATGAAGCAAGGGCGTTGTTGGATTCGGGATCCATGTCGAATTTCATCGCTGAGGAGTTCGCACGGAAACTGCTGACGAGTCGCAAAAGGGTCAACGTCGCTGTATCGGGCATCGGCAATGCAGTACAGCAGATCAAGGGTTCCATCGTCGCTACCGTTCAGTCCAAGACACAACCCTTCGCAACGGAGATGACTTTCTTGGTTCTGGACACGCCATCCGCAAACATCCCTACATCACCAACGGACGTCTCTTCATGGAAAATGCCGGACGTGGCATTGGCGGACAGCACCTTTAACAGTCCGGGGCAAATCGACATCGTCATCGGAGGCGATACGTTCTGGGAGCTCCACACCGGTCGCAAGTGCTCTATCGGTAGAGGCAAACCGTGGCTGGTCGAAACCCACTTTGGTTGGGTTGTCACCGGCAACACTCATCATTCGTCAGTCGGTCCGCGGCTGTGCCATCTATCTGCATACGACACCCCACTGGAGGAGACCATGCAGCGGTTCTGGGAGAGTGAAACCATAGCCGAGGATCCTGTGCTATCGGTTGAGGAGAATGCTTGCGAGAAGCATTTCGCAGCAACAACTGTTCGCAACTCAAGTGGAAGGTATGTCGTTAGTTTGCCATTTAACTCCAACCCTAATATCGTTTTAGGAGAGTCGAAGGAAATAGCCGATCGCAGACTGCGTTCTATCGAACGGCGGTTGAACACCAATGCTAAAATGAAAGAAGAGTATGTGAAATTTATGAAAGAATATGAGCATTTGGGGCATATGAAGCGGCTTACCAGTCCTGCAAACGATTCGGTAGAGCATTACTACCTCCCACATCACGCTGTCGTTAAAGAGTCAAGCACAACCACGAAGGTGCGTGTCGTGTTCGATGCATCCTGTAAGACTTCGAGTGGTTACTCATTGAACGATAAACTCTTAGTGGGACCAGTCGTTCAAGAAGATCTTTTATCGATTATCCTTCGGTTTCGTTCTCGTGCCATTGCTCTCACTGCAGACGTAGAGAAGATGTATCGGCAAATTTTACATAGCCCTCATGACCGTAACTATCTACGCATCCGGTACAGAGAACATCCTGCAGATCCTATATCGACCTTTGAGCTACAGACGGTTACGTACGGCACAGCCTCTGCTCCATTTTTGGCAACCAGGACCCTCAAACAGATTGCTCTTGACCACAAGGAAGAGTATCCTTTGGCAATGAACGCGGTCATGAACGATTTTTACGTAGATGATTTGCTAACGGGTACCGATGATTTGTCCGAAGCAATCGTTATACAAAGGCAAATCTCAGACATGCTAAATTCAGCTGGTTTCACGCTGAAGAAATGGGCATCGAACCGCTCCGAAGCATTGAAGAACGTTCCTTCAGAAGATGTGGCGGTACAACTCTCGCACGAGTGGAAGAGCTCGAAACAAGTATCCACACTAGGCATCGTTTGGGAACCGGCAACTGATACACTACGGTTTCGTATTGAGATACCACCTACAACACCCAGCATGACGAAAAGGTTAATTTTGTCATATATCGCCAAGATATTTGATCCCCTCGGGCTACTGGGCCCAACGATCATCATCGCAAAGATGTTCATGCAGCAACTATGGGCTCTCAAGATTCATGGAAAGGCATATGACTGGGACAGCGAGCTACCATCGCACTTACAGCATGAATGGTCGAAATTTCACTCTACATTATCTTCACTACGCAATTTGACAGTCCCACGGTACATATCGCAATGCACGGCAACAAGTCTGCAAATTCATATCTTTGCTGACGCATCACAACTAGCATATGGTGCTTGTTGCTACATTCGGGCTGAAAGCATGGAAGGAGTCACCGTGCAGCTGCTAACAGCCAAGTCAAAGGTCGTTGCGTTATCCAATGCACATTCCATAGCTCGATTGGAATTATGTGCAGCACGACTAGCCACACTTCTTTACGAGAAAGTCCAGCAATCACTGAAAATTTCTGCTACCACCATCTGTTGGACCGATTCCATGACTGTCCTTCACTGGCTGAATTCAGCACCAAATCGATGGAAGCCCTTCGTTGCAAACAGGGTTGCAAAAATTCAGCACACGGCTGGAATACAATGCTGGAAGCATGTTCCAGGCTCGGACAATCCAGCAGATGACATTTCACGAGGTTTAACGCCGGAAAAGTTGCTAGTGTGTGAGCGCTGGTGGCACGGGCCACATTGGTTAGCACGCAACACGGAAGAATGGCCACAGAACACACCATCACCAGGCGAAGATGAGAacgcagaagaagaaaggtTATCGTCACGGGTTGCAAGCACAGCATTAATCTGCGAATTTCGAAACAGTTTGTTCTCACGATTTTCGATCTACCACAAACTGCAAAGAGTTGTTGCACATTGTTTGCGCTTTATACAAAACGCAAAGCGCCGCGTAGGAAACAAGGTCCATGCTAAGGATATCCCACCGCTCACTGTAGACGAACTCAAGGCGGCAGAACTCAAGTTGTGTTATCTTTCACAACAAGACACCTTTTCCGAGGAGATACAACACCTGCAGAAGGGCAAAGAGATTCCGAAGAACTCCAAACTGAAATGGATTTCCCCTTTCATAGATACGCAAGGTATTCTGCGCATTGGTGGCCGGCTCAGTAAGGCACATCTGTCGGAATCAGAAAAACACCCGGTAATATTATCATCGAAACATCCACTGTCCGCACTACTAGCTGTTTCGATACACTTGAGTAAGCTGCATGCTGCACCACAACTGCTTTTAACAACACTACGCCAAAGCTTTTGGATAATTGGCGGTCGCAATTTATGCAAGTCTGTGTACCACAGTTGCCACGCATGTTTTAAGGCCAAACCCACACTTATTAAGCAAAGTATCGCCGATTTGCCAACATCACGAGTCACACCAACAAGACCATTCTCAGTATGCGGAGTAGACTATTGCGGACCAATCtatataaaacaaaccatacgCAACAGAAGTCCGATTAAAGCATACATCGCcatatttgtatgtttttcaacaagaGCGGTACATATCGAACTGGTTGGCGATTTAACATCAACAGCATTTATCAATGCACTTCGTCGTTTGATTGCACGTCGTGGTCAAATCAGTGAACTGCATTCCGACAATGCAACCACCTTTAAGGGAGCGGCACATGAGCTGAATCGCGTCTACAAGATGCTAAAGAGCGACGAACACGATCGAGCTGCTATATTTGATTGGTGCGCGATGAATCATATGAAGTGGAAGTTTATCCCACCAAGAGCACCACATTTTGGAGGTTTATGGGAGGCGGCGGTGAAGGCAGCTAAAAAGCATATAGTCAGAACAATAGGAACAACAAGCATCACACAGGAGAGCATGCTTACCCTACTTGCCCAGGTAGAGCAATGTTTGAATTCGCGACCAATTACACCTCTATCCGATGAGCCGTCGGACTTGGAACCATTGACACCGGGACACTTCCTCGTCGGTGGCAATCTGCAAGCGGTACCAATCATCGATTACACCGAGACACCGAGCAACTATTTGAGGGAATACCAGTTGGTACAAAAACATCTGCAAACCATTTGGGCTCGATGGTATCCGGAGTACCTGCAGCAGTTACAAGCTCGAGCCAAATATTGCAACGGGAAATCAGCGGTTCTGAAAGAAAATACACTGGTGATTATTAAGGAAGACAATGTACATCCTACCTCGTGGCCGATGGGGCGCATCGTTGCAGTACACCCTGGAAAGGACGATGTTGTTCGCGTCGTTACACTGCGCACTGCTTCAGGGAAGCAAATCGTCCGCGCAGCTAATCGTCTGGCGGTCTTGCCTAATCCGGACGTAATTGGCAACTTAGAACAGAAGGAAACCACTGGCACTGAGTAA